The Rhododendron vialii isolate Sample 1 chromosome 8a, ASM3025357v1 genome has a window encoding:
- the LOC131299208 gene encoding hydroxyproline O-galactosyltransferase GALT6-like isoform X2 has protein sequence MKRSKMDLFASQGGQRSIQILVVVGFLYLFMMTLELPFVFDSGSSAVTQESSRSSLLQRSEEGSERKESLIRPLKNPLEPRNRSWYLNPDRRISEFKPLSSMGFDAISVNNGSNNVSGIESWAKEAFEMGRKTWEEIEPGKSLGFHENAAERKRAESCPNSVSLSGFEFLEKAPIMGLPCGLKLGSLITVVGKPRLAKDEKNAVVSQFMVELQGVKDDDGEDPPRMLHFNARLKGDRSRKPVIEQNTRYRMQWGTAIRCDGRKSFVIEETVDGQVKCEGWIRNNSDSEESKIRSWLNRLIGQTQDAAVWPYPFAEGKLFVLTLRPGLEGYHVDIDGRHVSSFPHRAGFTIEDATGLFLKGDIDVHSIFATSLPSSQISNRRLDMSSRWKAPPLPDGPFELFIGIISAGNHFGSRMGVRRSWMQHELIQSSVVVARFFVALHAKKEVNLELKKEADFFGDVVIVPYMDNYNLLVLKTVAIFEYGVRAVSAKYVMKCDDDTFVRVDAVMNEIKKVPAGKSFYLGNINYYHKPFRYGKWGVTYEEYAGEKYPPFANGPGYIVSSDIAQFIVSGFEKHKLRLFKMEDVGMGMWVEQFNSSTPVEYIHILKFCQWGCTEDYITAHYQSPGQMTCLWKKLQEQGRPRCCDMR, from the exons ATGAAGAGAAGTAAAATGGACTTGTTTGCATCACAAGGTGGACAGAGATCGATTCAAATTCTAGTCGTCGTAGGGTTTCTGTACCTATTCATGATGACACTGGAACTTCCCTTCGTGTTCGATTCTGGGTCTAGTGCGGTAACCCAAGAATCGTCTCGATCCTCTTTGCTTCAGAGGAGCGAAGAGGGATCGGAAAGAAAAGAGTCACTGATTCGCCCGCTGAAAAACCCTCTGGAACCTCGAAACCGATCGTGGTATTTGAACCCCGATAGACGAATTTCAGAGTTTAAACCTTTGTCAAGCATGGGTTTTGATGCCATTTCCGTTAACAATGGTAGCAACAATGTTTCGGGTATTGAGAGTTGGGCCAAGGAGGCTTTCGAAATGGGGAGGAAGACATGGGAAGAGATCGAACCGGGAAAATCTCTGGGTTTTCATGAAAATGCtgcagagagaaagagagccgAGTCGTGTCCAAATTCGGTTTCTCTATCCGGATTTGAGTTCTTGGAGAAAGCTCCCATTATGGGGCTTCCGTGCGGGCTGAAATTGGGGTCGCTGATAACGGTCGTGGGGAAGCCGAGACTGGCAAAGGATGAGAAGAATGCGGTGGTGTCGCAGTTCATGGTGGAGTTGCAAGGGGTGAAGGATGATGATGGAGAGGACCCGCCAAGGATGTTGCATTTCAATGCGCGGTTGAAGGGAGATAGGAGTAGGAAACCTGTTATTGAGCAGAATACGCGGTACAGGATGCAGTGGGGGACAGCAATTCGTTGCGACGGACGGAAATCCTTTGTCATTGAAGAAACAG TTGATGGCCAAGTGAAGTGCGAGGGATGGATCCGCAATAACAGCGACTCAGAGGAGTCGAAGATAAGATCGTGGTTGAACCGCCTAATTGGCCAAACACAGGACGCTGCTGTTTGGCCATACCCATTTGCAGAGGGAAAGCTTTTTGTCCTAACTCTTCGACCGGGCTTGGAGGGCTATCATGTCGACATTGATGGGCGGCATGTATCCTCCTTTCCTCATCGCGCA GGGTTCACAATTGAGGATGCTACAGGATTGTTCTTGAAAGGTGATATTGATGTCCATTCCATTTTTGCAACATCCTTGCCGTCATCACAAATCAGCAATAGGCGTCTTGACATGTCCAGCAGGTGGAAGGCCCCGCCTCTTCCTGATGGACCTTTCGAGCTATTCATTGGCATCATTTCAGCAGGCAACCATTTTGGATCGAGGATGGGTGTGAGGAGGTCTTGGATGCAGCACGAGCTTATTCAATCCTCTGTTGTGGTTGCTCGGTTCTTCGTAGCACTG CACGCAAAGAAAGAAGTGAATCTGGAGCTGAAGAAAGAAGCAGATTTCTTCGGCGACGTAGTTATAGTGCCTTACATGGACAACTATAACCTTCTTGTTCTGAAAACGGTTGCTATCTTTGAATATGGG GTTCGCGCTGTGTCTGCAAAGTACGTAATGAAGTGTGATGATGACACATTTGTTCGAGTGGATGCGGTTATGAACGAAATAAAGAAAGTCCCTGCTGGTAAAAGCTTTTATTTGGGAAACATAAACTACTACCATAAGCCCTTTCGGTATGGTAAATGGGGAGTCACATATGAG GAGTATGCAGGAGAAAAATATCCACCTTTTGCAAACGGTCCAGGCTACATTGTGTCATCGGACATCGCACAATTTATTGTATCCGGGTTCGAAAAACATAAACTACGG TTGTTCAAGATGGAAGATGTGGGTATGGGAATGTGGGTGGAGCAGTTCAACAGCTCAACACCCGTGGAGTACATCCACATCTTGAAGTTCTGCCAATGGGGGTGTACGGAAGATTATATTACAGCGCATTACCAGTCTCCAGGGCAGATGACGTGCCTCTGGAAAAAATTGCAAGAGCAAGGAAGGCCCCGGTGCTGCGACATGAGGTGA
- the LOC131299208 gene encoding hydroxyproline O-galactosyltransferase GALT6-like isoform X1 — MKRSKMDLFASQGGQRSIQILVVVGFLYLFMMTLELPFVFDSGSSAVTQESSRSSLLQRSEEGSERKESLIRPLKNPLEPRNRSWYLNPDRRISEFKPLSSMGFDAISVNNGSNNVSGIESWAKEAFEMGRKTWEEIEPGKSLGFHENAAERKRAESCPNSVSLSGFEFLEKAPIMGLPCGLKLGSLITVVGKPRLAKDEKNAVVSQFMVELQGVKDDDGEDPPRMLHFNARLKGDRSRKPVIEQNTRYRMQWGTAIRCDGRKSFVIEETVDGQVKCEGWIRNNSDSEESKIRSWLNRLIGQTQDAAVWPYPFAEGKLFVLTLRPGLEGYHVDIDGRHVSSFPHRAVSKIAEPLFQQSTRELILRLFAKCPQGFTIEDATGLFLKGDIDVHSIFATSLPSSQISNRRLDMSSRWKAPPLPDGPFELFIGIISAGNHFGSRMGVRRSWMQHELIQSSVVVARFFVALHAKKEVNLELKKEADFFGDVVIVPYMDNYNLLVLKTVAIFEYGVRAVSAKYVMKCDDDTFVRVDAVMNEIKKVPAGKSFYLGNINYYHKPFRYGKWGVTYEEYAGEKYPPFANGPGYIVSSDIAQFIVSGFEKHKLRLFKMEDVGMGMWVEQFNSSTPVEYIHILKFCQWGCTEDYITAHYQSPGQMTCLWKKLQEQGRPRCCDMR, encoded by the exons ATGAAGAGAAGTAAAATGGACTTGTTTGCATCACAAGGTGGACAGAGATCGATTCAAATTCTAGTCGTCGTAGGGTTTCTGTACCTATTCATGATGACACTGGAACTTCCCTTCGTGTTCGATTCTGGGTCTAGTGCGGTAACCCAAGAATCGTCTCGATCCTCTTTGCTTCAGAGGAGCGAAGAGGGATCGGAAAGAAAAGAGTCACTGATTCGCCCGCTGAAAAACCCTCTGGAACCTCGAAACCGATCGTGGTATTTGAACCCCGATAGACGAATTTCAGAGTTTAAACCTTTGTCAAGCATGGGTTTTGATGCCATTTCCGTTAACAATGGTAGCAACAATGTTTCGGGTATTGAGAGTTGGGCCAAGGAGGCTTTCGAAATGGGGAGGAAGACATGGGAAGAGATCGAACCGGGAAAATCTCTGGGTTTTCATGAAAATGCtgcagagagaaagagagccgAGTCGTGTCCAAATTCGGTTTCTCTATCCGGATTTGAGTTCTTGGAGAAAGCTCCCATTATGGGGCTTCCGTGCGGGCTGAAATTGGGGTCGCTGATAACGGTCGTGGGGAAGCCGAGACTGGCAAAGGATGAGAAGAATGCGGTGGTGTCGCAGTTCATGGTGGAGTTGCAAGGGGTGAAGGATGATGATGGAGAGGACCCGCCAAGGATGTTGCATTTCAATGCGCGGTTGAAGGGAGATAGGAGTAGGAAACCTGTTATTGAGCAGAATACGCGGTACAGGATGCAGTGGGGGACAGCAATTCGTTGCGACGGACGGAAATCCTTTGTCATTGAAGAAACAG TTGATGGCCAAGTGAAGTGCGAGGGATGGATCCGCAATAACAGCGACTCAGAGGAGTCGAAGATAAGATCGTGGTTGAACCGCCTAATTGGCCAAACACAGGACGCTGCTGTTTGGCCATACCCATTTGCAGAGGGAAAGCTTTTTGTCCTAACTCTTCGACCGGGCTTGGAGGGCTATCATGTCGACATTGATGGGCGGCATGTATCCTCCTTTCCTCATCGCGCAGTGAGTAAAATTGCAGAACCACTATTTCAACAATCAACGCGTGAGTTAATCCTAAGGTTGTTTGCTAAATGTCCACAGGGGTTCACAATTGAGGATGCTACAGGATTGTTCTTGAAAGGTGATATTGATGTCCATTCCATTTTTGCAACATCCTTGCCGTCATCACAAATCAGCAATAGGCGTCTTGACATGTCCAGCAGGTGGAAGGCCCCGCCTCTTCCTGATGGACCTTTCGAGCTATTCATTGGCATCATTTCAGCAGGCAACCATTTTGGATCGAGGATGGGTGTGAGGAGGTCTTGGATGCAGCACGAGCTTATTCAATCCTCTGTTGTGGTTGCTCGGTTCTTCGTAGCACTG CACGCAAAGAAAGAAGTGAATCTGGAGCTGAAGAAAGAAGCAGATTTCTTCGGCGACGTAGTTATAGTGCCTTACATGGACAACTATAACCTTCTTGTTCTGAAAACGGTTGCTATCTTTGAATATGGG GTTCGCGCTGTGTCTGCAAAGTACGTAATGAAGTGTGATGATGACACATTTGTTCGAGTGGATGCGGTTATGAACGAAATAAAGAAAGTCCCTGCTGGTAAAAGCTTTTATTTGGGAAACATAAACTACTACCATAAGCCCTTTCGGTATGGTAAATGGGGAGTCACATATGAG GAGTATGCAGGAGAAAAATATCCACCTTTTGCAAACGGTCCAGGCTACATTGTGTCATCGGACATCGCACAATTTATTGTATCCGGGTTCGAAAAACATAAACTACGG TTGTTCAAGATGGAAGATGTGGGTATGGGAATGTGGGTGGAGCAGTTCAACAGCTCAACACCCGTGGAGTACATCCACATCTTGAAGTTCTGCCAATGGGGGTGTACGGAAGATTATATTACAGCGCATTACCAGTCTCCAGGGCAGATGACGTGCCTCTGGAAAAAATTGCAAGAGCAAGGAAGGCCCCGGTGCTGCGACATGAGGTGA
- the LOC131299211 gene encoding transcription factor MYB35-like: MVRPPCYERLNAKTGNSTEEEDVKKTGLRRGGKSCRLKWTNCSRHDNNFTPEEEELIVRLHAAIGSRWSIIAQQLPGRTDNDVKNCWNTQLRKKLSDMGIDHVTHKPFSKVLADYANIGSLPEAGSARIGSLNRDSKNSFIFDSMQFPNPQEASFSNANPHLPTLTEQTQENSTLSWRDYIVDDPFPQADDEQRKENKIVIENDIKQEEKHELSINDFEASSSSSSSFVEAMLDRQNDMLLEFPGLLEESFLD; this comes from the exons ATGGTGAGACCTCCTTGTTACGAGAGATTGAATGCCAAAACGGGTAATTCGACTGAAGAGGAGGATGTAAAGAAAACAG GGCTGAGGAGAGGCGGAAAGAGTTGTCGGCTAAAATGGACCAACTGTTCAAGGCATGACAACAACTTCACTCCCGAAGAAGAGGAGCTCATCGTTAGGCTTCATGCAGCTATTGGAAGCAG GTGGTCGATAATCGCCCAACAACTACCCGGGAGAACGGACAACGATGTGAAAAATTGCTGGAACACTCAACTGAGAAAGAAGCTTTCCGACATGGGTATTGATCATGTTACTCACAAGCCCTTCTCCAAAGTCCTTGCGGATTATGCAAACATCGGCAGCCTCCCGGAGGCTGGAAGTGCTCGAATCGGCTCTCTCAATCGAGACTCAAAGAACTCATTCATCTTTGATTCAATGCAATTTCCAAACCCGCAGGAAGCATCATTCTCAAACGCCAACCCCCATTTGCCTACTTTAACAGAACAAACTCAAGAAAATTCCACTCTAAGCTGGCGCGATTACATCGTTGATGATCCGTTTCCACAGGCTGATGATGAGCAacgaaaagaaaacaagatagTAATTGAGAATGATATAAAGCAAGAAGAGAAACACGAGCTCTCCATCAATGACTTTGAAGCTTCATCATCTTCCAGCAGTTCATTTGTTGAAGCCATGCTAGATCGACAAAACGACATGCTCTTGGAATTTCCTGGACTTTTGGAAGAATCATTCCTCGATTGA
- the LOC131298045 gene encoding transcription factor bHLH79, with translation MDPPIIHEASFSAANPSSYSLAEIWPFPINNGSGGLGLRMNNLSGFGEATLNRDASVDESTVTEQSGGGGRRKQQRREANSEDESSKLVSTSSGNDMNNSNGKRMKTSRSRDENGVSKSEDEENSGLGKNPAEQRTKSSEPPKQDYIHVRARRGQATDSHSLAERARREKISERMKILQDLVPGCNKVIGKALVLDEIINYIQSLQRQVEFLSMKLEVVNSRVSSPIEGFPPKELAPTFDATGMIFGTQGTREYVQVSQPEWLHMQIGNCFDRAP, from the exons ATGGATCCTCCGATAATCCACGAGGCATCCTTCTCCGCGGCCAACCCGTCGTCGTACAGCCTGGCCGAGATTTGGCCGTTTCCGATTAACAACGGAAGCGGTGGGTTGGGGTTGAGAATGAACAATTTGAGCGGATTCGGAGAGGCGACGTTGAATCGGGACGCTTCGGTGGACGAATCCACGGTTACGGAGCAGAGCGGCGGCGGTGGGAGGAGGAAGCAGCAGCGGAGGGAGGCGAATTCGGAGGATGAGTCGTCGAAGCTCGTTTCCACTAGCAGTGGCAATGATATG AACAATTCAAATGGTAAACGGATGAAAACATCCAGATCCAGAGATGAAAACGGCGTCTCAAAATCTGAAGATGAAGAAAATTCAGGGCTGGGGAAAAATCCTGCTGAGCAAAGAACAAAATCTTCTGAGCCTCCCAAGCAAGATTACATCCATGTCAGAGCTAGAAGGGGTCAAGCTACCGATAGCCACAGTCTAGCAGAGCGA GCCAGGAGAGAAAAGATCAGTGAGAGGATGAAGATTCTGCAAGACTTGGTCCCAGGATGTAACAAG GTTATTGGGAAAGCACTTGTCCTTGATGAGATAATTAATTACATCCAGTCACTGCAGCGTCAAGTTGAG TTCTTGTCGATGAAACTTGAAGTAGTCAATTCAAGGGTGAGCTCCCCCATTGAGGGATTTCCTCCTAAAGAG CTGGCGCCGACATTTGATGCAACTGGGATGATTTTTGGGACACAAGGAACAAGGGAATATGTGCAAGTATCCCAACCCGAATGGCTTCATATGCAGATCGGCAATTGCTTTGACCGAGCTCCATGA
- the LOC131298046 gene encoding germin-like protein subfamily T member 1 codes for MGAMITLSSSRTQLIFYLIVLLLSPFPYSSADPDPLQDFCVADLKSSTSANGFPCKLSSEVTSDDFFFDGLVKEGNTSNPFGGSVTPGNVLSFPGVNTLGISMNRVDLVPGGLNPPHLHPRSTESGIVIEGKVLVGFVSTGNVFYSRVLGGGEMFVVPKGLVHFQMNVGEGKALIFTAFNSELPGAVVLPLTLFGSKPAVPIDVLTKAFQVDEDVVNGIKSKFGF; via the coding sequence ATGGGTGCCATGATCACTCTCTCAAGCTCAAGAACACAACTGATCTTCTACTTGATTGTCTTGCTTCTTTCACCTTTTCCCTACTCTTCAGCTGACCCTGATCCATTACAGGACTTTTGTGTCGCAGATTTAAAATCCTCTACTTCTGCTAATGGCTTCCCCTGTAAATTATCCTCAGAAGTGACTTCGGACGACTTCTTCTTCGACGGTCTGGTCAAAGAAGGGAATACATCAAACCCCTTTGGAGGGAGTGTCACTCCGGGGAACGTTCTCTCGTTTCCGGGTGTAAACACCCTCGGAATTTCTATGAACCGGGTCGACTTGGTGCCTGGCGGGCTTAACCCGCCCCACCTGCACCCGCGGTCGACAGAGTCTGGGATAGTGATCGAAGGGAAGGTGCTTGTGGGGTTCGTGTCGACGGGGAATGTGTTCTACTCTAGGGTTCTTGGGGGTGGGGAGATGTTTGTGGTACCCAAAGGGCTCGTGCACTTCCAGATGAACGTTGGAGAGGGGAAGGCTTTGATTTTTACAGCGTTCAATAGTGAACTGCCGGGTGCTGTGGTACTTCCCTTGACTCTTTTTGGTTCAAAACCAGCAGTGCCTATTGATGTTTTGACCAAGGCATTCCAGGTAGATGAAGATGTTGTCAATGGGATAAAATCCAAGTTTGGTTTCTAG